The following proteins are encoded in a genomic region of Arachis ipaensis cultivar K30076 chromosome B02, Araip1.1, whole genome shotgun sequence:
- the LOC107624626 gene encoding chloroplast stem-loop binding protein of 41 kDa b, chloroplastic codes for MARFMAVTPSQQNNQLSFSPLASSLSDFSGTKLHYSHINFKRKQWQAKSASFYVSASSTKKILIMGGTRFIGVFLSRLLVKEGHQVTLFTRGKAPVTQQLPGESDSDYADFSSKILHLKGDRQDFEFVKSSLSAQGFDVVYDINGREAVEVEPILDALPNLEQFIYCSSAGVYLKSDLLPHAEVDAVDPKSRHKGKLETESLLQSRGVNWTSIRPVYIYGPLNYNPVEEWFFHRLKAGRPIPIPSSGLQITQLGHVKDLARAFVQVLGNDKASKEIFNISGDKYVTFDGLARACAKAGGFPEPELIHYNPKDYDFGKKKAFPFRDQHFFASTEKSKSVLGFENEFDLVGGLADSYNLDFGRGTYRKEADFSTDDIILGKTLVSV; via the exons ATGGCAAGGTTTATGGCAGTTACACCTTCCCAACAGAATAACCAACTCTCCTTCTCCCCCTTAGCTTCCTCTCTTTCTGATTTCTCTGGAACCAAGCTCCACTACTCTCATATTAACTTCAAGAGAAAACAATGGCAGGCAAAATCAGCTTCCTTCTATGTATCAGCATCAAGCACCAAGAAGATTCTAATCATGGGAGGTACAAGGTTCATTGGTGTGTTCTTGTCTAGGCTCCTTGTCAAAGAGGGTCACCAAGTCACATTGTTCACAAGAGGAAAAGCTCCTGTCACTCAACAATTGCCTGGTGAATCTGATTCTGACTATGCCGATTTCTCTTCCAAG ATACTGCACTTGAAAGGAGATAGGCAAGACTTTGAATTTGTAAAATCTAGTCTCTCAGCACAAGGCTTTGATGTTGTCTATGACATTAATG GAAGAGAGGCAGTTGAAGTAGAGCCTATTCTCGACGCGCTCCCAAACCTCGAACA GTTCATTTACTGCTCTTCAGCTGGTGTCTATCTCAAATCTGATCTATTGCCTCATGCCGAG GTTGATGCAGTGGATCCAAAGAGCAGGCATAAGGGGAAGCTTGAGACAGAGAGCTTGCTGCAATCAAGAGGTGTTAACTGGACTTCAATAAGGCCGGTCTACATTTATGGACCGTTGAACTACAACCCTGTCGAGGAGTGGTTCTTCCACCGGTTGAAAGCCGGCCGCCCCATTCCGATTCCCAGCTCAGGACTTCAGATAACACAGCTTGGTCATGTTAAG GATTTGGCAAGAGCTTTTGTTCAAGTTCTTGGTAATGATAAAGCCAGCAAGGAAATATTCAACATCTCAGGAGACAAGTATGTAACTTTTGATGGCCTAGCAAGGGCATGTGCTAAG GCTGGTGGTTTTCCTGAGCCAGAGCTGATTCACTACAACCCTAAAGACTATGATTTTGGGAAGAAGAAAGCATTCCCATTCCGTGACCAGCATTTCTTTGCATCAACAGAGAAGTCAAAGAGTGTGCTTGGATTTGAGAATGAGTTTGATCTTGTAGGAGGCCTTGCAGACTCTTACAACCTTGACTTCGGCCGAGGAACCTATCGAAAAGAGGCCGATTTTTCGACAGATGACATCATTCTCGGCAAGACTCTTGTTAGTGTATAA
- the LOC107624641 gene encoding AP-3 complex subunit mu isoform X1 produces the protein MLQCIFLLSDSGEVMLEKQLTGHRVDRSICGWFWDQSISQGDSFKQLPVIASPTHYLFQVFREGITFLACTQVEMPPLMAIEFLCRVADVLNDYLGGLNEDLIKDNFIIVYELLDEMIDNGFPLTTELNILQEMIAPPNIVSKVLSVVTGTSSNVSDTLPGATSSCVPWRTADTKYAQNEVYVDLVEEMDATINRDGALMKCEVYGEVQVNSHITGLPDLTLSFTNPSILDQVRFHPCVRFRPWESHQILSFVPPDGQFKLMSYRVRKLKSTPIYVKPQLTSDGGTCRLNVMVGSRNDHGKTIDSVTVQFQLPSCILSADLTSNHGTVSILADKTCTWNIGRIPKDKAPSMSGTMVLETGLERLHVFPTFRVGFKMMGVALSGLQIDKLDLKTVPYRFYKGFRAVTRAGEFEVRS, from the exons ATGTTGCAGTGCATATTCCTTCTTTCCGATTCTGG AGAGGTGATGCTAGAGAAACAACTCACTGGCCACCGTGTAGATCGCTCCATATGTGGCTGGTTTTGGGACCAATCCATTTCTCAAGGTGACTCCTTTAAG CAACTTCCAGTTATTGCTTCTCCCACACATTATCTTTTCCAAGTTTTCCGTGAGGGAATCACCTTTCTGGCTTGCACCCAAGTTGAGATGCCACCATTGATGGCCATTGag TTCCTTTGTAGGGTAGCAGATGTCCTCAATGATTACCTTGGGGGTTTGAACGAAGATTTGATAAAGGACAACTTTATCATTGTTTATGAG CTGCTGGATGAGATGATAGATAATGGCTTCCCACTAACTACAGAACTTAACATCCTGCAAGAGATGATAGCTCCACCGAATATTGTTAGTAAAGTCTTGAGTGTTGTCACTGGCACCAGTTCCAATGTAAGCGACACTCTTCCTGGTGCAACATCTTCTTGTGTTCCCTGGAGAACGGCAGACACAAAGTATGCCCAGAATGAAGTTTATGTAGATCTTGTGGAAGAAATGGATGCTACAATAAACAG GGATGGAGCTCTGATGAAATGCGAGGTCTATGGCGAAGTTCAAGTAAATTCCCACATCACTGGTCTTCCTGACCTGACGCTTTCATTTACAAATCCTTCGATCCTAGATCAAGTGAGGTTCCATCCCTGTGTTAGATTTCGCCCATGGGAATCACATCAGATTCTTTCATTTGTGCCTCCTGATGGACAATTTAAACTTATGAGTTACAG GGTTAGAAAATTGAAGAGCACCCCAATATATGTAAAGCCACAGTTGACATCGGATGGTGGGACATGCCGTCTTAACGTAATGGTTGGCTCAAGAAACGATCATGGAAAGACTATTGATTCAGTTACAGTTCAGTTTCAGCTTCCTTCATGTATTCTATCTGCGGATCTTACCTCAAATCATGGAACCGTAAGCATCCTTGCTGACAAG ACATGCACTTGGAACATTGGTCGGATTCCAAAAGATAAAGCACCTTCAATGTCTGGAACGATGGTGCTCGAGACTGGATTGGAGCGCCTTCATGTCTTCCCTACATTTAGAGTGGGTTTTAAGATGATGGGTGTTGCTCTCTCTGGCCTGCAAATAGATAAACTGGATTTGAAGACTGTACCTTACCGTTTCTACAAAGGTTTTCGAGCTGTTACCCGTGCAGGCGAATTTGAAGTCAGGTCATAA
- the LOC107624641 gene encoding AP-3 complex subunit mu isoform X2, with protein MPPLMAIEFLCRVADVLNDYLGGLNEDLIKDNFIIVYELLDEMIDNGFPLTTELNILQEMIAPPNIVSKVLSVVTGTSSNVSDTLPGATSSCVPWRTADTKYAQNEVYVDLVEEMDATINRDGALMKCEVYGEVQVNSHITGLPDLTLSFTNPSILDQVRFHPCVRFRPWESHQILSFVPPDGQFKLMSYRVRKLKSTPIYVKPQLTSDGGTCRLNVMVGSRNDHGKTIDSVTVQFQLPSCILSADLTSNHGTVSILADKTCTWNIGRIPKDKAPSMSGTMVLETGLERLHVFPTFRVGFKMMGVALSGLQIDKLDLKTVPYRFYKGFRAVTRAGEFEVRS; from the exons ATGCCACCATTGATGGCCATTGag TTCCTTTGTAGGGTAGCAGATGTCCTCAATGATTACCTTGGGGGTTTGAACGAAGATTTGATAAAGGACAACTTTATCATTGTTTATGAG CTGCTGGATGAGATGATAGATAATGGCTTCCCACTAACTACAGAACTTAACATCCTGCAAGAGATGATAGCTCCACCGAATATTGTTAGTAAAGTCTTGAGTGTTGTCACTGGCACCAGTTCCAATGTAAGCGACACTCTTCCTGGTGCAACATCTTCTTGTGTTCCCTGGAGAACGGCAGACACAAAGTATGCCCAGAATGAAGTTTATGTAGATCTTGTGGAAGAAATGGATGCTACAATAAACAG GGATGGAGCTCTGATGAAATGCGAGGTCTATGGCGAAGTTCAAGTAAATTCCCACATCACTGGTCTTCCTGACCTGACGCTTTCATTTACAAATCCTTCGATCCTAGATCAAGTGAGGTTCCATCCCTGTGTTAGATTTCGCCCATGGGAATCACATCAGATTCTTTCATTTGTGCCTCCTGATGGACAATTTAAACTTATGAGTTACAG GGTTAGAAAATTGAAGAGCACCCCAATATATGTAAAGCCACAGTTGACATCGGATGGTGGGACATGCCGTCTTAACGTAATGGTTGGCTCAAGAAACGATCATGGAAAGACTATTGATTCAGTTACAGTTCAGTTTCAGCTTCCTTCATGTATTCTATCTGCGGATCTTACCTCAAATCATGGAACCGTAAGCATCCTTGCTGACAAG ACATGCACTTGGAACATTGGTCGGATTCCAAAAGATAAAGCACCTTCAATGTCTGGAACGATGGTGCTCGAGACTGGATTGGAGCGCCTTCATGTCTTCCCTACATTTAGAGTGGGTTTTAAGATGATGGGTGTTGCTCTCTCTGGCCTGCAAATAGATAAACTGGATTTGAAGACTGTACCTTACCGTTTCTACAAAGGTTTTCGAGCTGTTACCCGTGCAGGCGAATTTGAAGTCAGGTCATAA
- the LOC107624655 gene encoding psbP domain-containing protein 1, chloroplastic isoform X1, which translates to MAKIVAVAEERSFFFFSPLASTLSEFSGTKLHYSHIHFKRKQWQMKAASITQQLPCDYSSKTKAFAVSRRKALSLLLSTYIVFEAGSDALAQQSLPLREYIDAFDGYSFRYPSNWIQVRGAGADIFFRDPYILDENVSVEISSPSSSRFKSVQDLGTPEDAGKKVLKQYLTEFMSTRLGVRRESNILSTTSRVADDGKLYYQVEVNIKSYANNNELAVMPQERVVRMEWDRRYLSALGVENNQLYELRLQVPENVFAEEQNDLRQVMDSFRVNKIGT; encoded by the exons ATGGCGAAGATTGTGGCAGTGGCAGAAGAAagaagcttcttcttcttctccccatTAGCTTCCACTCTTTCTGAATTTTCTGGAACTAAGCTTCACTACTCTCATATTCACTTCAAGAGAAAACAATGGCAGATGAAAGCAGCTTCTATCACTCAACAATTGCCCTGTGATTACTCTTCCAAG ACTAAGGCTTTTGCAGTTTCAAGGAGGAAagccttgtccttgctcctatcAACTTACATTGTCTTTGAAGCTGGCTCTGATGCATTGGCTCAGCAGTCGCTTCCGTTGCGCGAATACATAGACGCATTTGATGGCTACTCATTCAGGTATCCCAGCAACTGGATCCAAGTACGAGGTGCTGGTGCTGACATATTCTTCAGAGACCCTTACATTCTCGACGAAAATGTATCTGTGGAGATTTCATCCCCATCATCTTCCAGATTCAAGAGTGTCCAGGACTTGGGTACACCCGAAGATGCCGGAAAGAAGGTCCTCAAGCAGTATCTCACTGAGTTCATGTCTACAAGGCTTGGTGTTCGACGCGAATCCAACATCCTTTCTACAACTTCAAGAGTTGCTGATGATGGCAAGTTGTACTACCAAGTTGAg GTAAACATAAAGTCATATGCAAATAACAATGAGCTTGCTGTTATGCCACAAGAGCGCGTGGTGCGCATGGAGTGGGATCGGAGGTATCTTTCGGCTCTAGGGGTTGAAAACAACCAACTCTATGAGCTGAGATTGCAGGTGCCGGAGAATGTCTTTGCAGAGGAACAAAATGATCTTCGCCAAGTCATGGATTCTTTTCGAGTTAACAAGATTGGTACTTAA
- the LOC107624655 gene encoding psbP domain-containing protein 1, chloroplastic isoform X2 — protein MAKIVAVAEERSFFFFSPLASTLSEFSGTKLHYSHIHFKRKQWQMKAASITQQLPCDYSSKAFAVSRRKALSLLLSTYIVFEAGSDALAQQSLPLREYIDAFDGYSFRYPSNWIQVRGAGADIFFRDPYILDENVSVEISSPSSSRFKSVQDLGTPEDAGKKVLKQYLTEFMSTRLGVRRESNILSTTSRVADDGKLYYQVEVNIKSYANNNELAVMPQERVVRMEWDRRYLSALGVENNQLYELRLQVPENVFAEEQNDLRQVMDSFRVNKIGT, from the exons ATGGCGAAGATTGTGGCAGTGGCAGAAGAAagaagcttcttcttcttctccccatTAGCTTCCACTCTTTCTGAATTTTCTGGAACTAAGCTTCACTACTCTCATATTCACTTCAAGAGAAAACAATGGCAGATGAAAGCAGCTTCTATCACTCAACAATTGCCCTGTGATTACTCTTCCAAG GCTTTTGCAGTTTCAAGGAGGAAagccttgtccttgctcctatcAACTTACATTGTCTTTGAAGCTGGCTCTGATGCATTGGCTCAGCAGTCGCTTCCGTTGCGCGAATACATAGACGCATTTGATGGCTACTCATTCAGGTATCCCAGCAACTGGATCCAAGTACGAGGTGCTGGTGCTGACATATTCTTCAGAGACCCTTACATTCTCGACGAAAATGTATCTGTGGAGATTTCATCCCCATCATCTTCCAGATTCAAGAGTGTCCAGGACTTGGGTACACCCGAAGATGCCGGAAAGAAGGTCCTCAAGCAGTATCTCACTGAGTTCATGTCTACAAGGCTTGGTGTTCGACGCGAATCCAACATCCTTTCTACAACTTCAAGAGTTGCTGATGATGGCAAGTTGTACTACCAAGTTGAg GTAAACATAAAGTCATATGCAAATAACAATGAGCTTGCTGTTATGCCACAAGAGCGCGTGGTGCGCATGGAGTGGGATCGGAGGTATCTTTCGGCTCTAGGGGTTGAAAACAACCAACTCTATGAGCTGAGATTGCAGGTGCCGGAGAATGTCTTTGCAGAGGAACAAAATGATCTTCGCCAAGTCATGGATTCTTTTCGAGTTAACAAGATTGGTACTTAA